The following coding sequences lie in one Arachis hypogaea cultivar Tifrunner chromosome 4, arahy.Tifrunner.gnm2.J5K5, whole genome shotgun sequence genomic window:
- the LOC112796714 gene encoding ferredoxin C 2, chloroplastic has protein sequence MALRIPCNCCIPFSNHQSSASNAFYTAAFTNRRKSTSAARAELRTQVDVTAPTAYSSPSGEVPTHKVTVHDTQRGIVHEFVVPEDQYILHTAESQNITLPFACRHGCCTSCAVRIKNGQIRQPEALGISAELKEKGYALLCVGFPSTDVEVETQDEDEVYWLQFGRYFARGPVERDDYALELAMGDE, from the exons ATGGCTCTTCGAATTCCCTGTAACTGCTGCATTCCATTCTCAAACCACCAATCTTCCGCTTCTAACGCTTTCTACACCGCTGCTTTCACAAACCGCCGCAAGTCCACCTCGGCGGCGAGGGCGGAGCTCCGGACGCAGGTGGATGTGACCGCCCCAACTGCTTACTCGTCACCGTCCGGTGAGGTTCCTACTCACAAGGTCACCGTCCATGATACACAAAGAGGAATTGTTCACGAGTTCGTGGTTCCTGAG GATCAGTATATATTACACACTGCTGAATCTCAGAACATTACCCTTCCGTTTGCCTGCAGGCATG GTTGTTGTACTAGCTGTGCTGTACGTATAAAGAACGGACAGATTAGACAGCCAGAGGCACTTGGGATATCTGCTGAATTGAAAGAAAAG GGCTATGCACTTCTTTGTGTGGGGTTCCCATCCACGGACGTTGAAGTAGAAACGCAAGATGAAGATGAG GTATATTGGCTTCAGTTCGGACGGTATTTCGCCCGAGGACCAGTG GAGAGAGATGACTATGCCTTGGAGTTGGCCATGGGCGACGAGTAA